The Gymnogyps californianus isolate 813 chromosome 5, ASM1813914v2, whole genome shotgun sequence DNA segment ATGTGGTTCCTTGCTCCTCCAGACAGCTGACATAAGACTATTTAAAAAGGCAAGCAGCAGGAGTTTTATCAAGTGATTGGGGTCAGTTTGGTCAGCAGGCAACTtccaaaaaaatattatttgctgttgcttttctaaGCGCGTCCTTGACCTCCTTGTTCCTCAAGCTGTAGATCAGAGGGTTGAGCATAGGGATGATCAGGGTATAAAACACGGCGGTGACTTTCTCCATCTCCAGTGAGTACTTGGAGCCCGGTTGCATGTGGCTCAGCCCCGCGGGCACGTAGAACAAGGTAACGGTCAGGAGGTGGGAGGCACAGGTAGAGAAGGCTTTGTGCTTTCCTTCGGCAGACCTAATCCtcaggatggaggagaggatGTATACATAGGAGATGACGATGATGAAGAGCGCAGACATGGAAATGATCCCATTGAAGGTTACAAGCAAAAGCTCATTGAGGTGGTCATCAGAGCAGGTGAGTTTCAGCAGAGGGTTAGTGTCACAGAAGTAATGGTTGATGACGTTGGGTCCACAAAAAGGCAACGGCAGCAAGCAACACGTTTGGATTAGGGAGTTCAAAATCCCCCCTACGTATGACCCGGCCACCAGCTGAACGCAGACCCTCTTGGGCATAGAAATAGTGTAGAGCAGCGGGTTGCAAATGGCTACGTAGCGGTCGTATGCCATCACAGCCAGCAAGAACACCTCTGTGGTCacaaacacaaggaaaaagaaatgctggaCAAAGCAGGCAGAGTaagaaatggttttcttttccgCCAAGAATCCAATAAGCAGCTTTGGAGAAAAGACGGAGGAGTAGCAAAGATCAACAACAGACAGATTGcagaggaagaagtacatgggagtgTGCAGCTGGGGGGTTGTCTTGATCAATGTGATCAGCCCAAGATTGCCTGTCAGGGTGACGAGATAAATCATTAAGAAGATTATCAAGAGAGGAGTCTGCAGCTTAGGCTCACTTGTCAGTCCTAGGAGGATGAACCGGGTCACCGTGGTGTGATTGCCTCGAGCCATATTACCGTAATTCATAGTAGCATGCCTGttggaaggaggagaaacagagTGAAATAGGGAAGAGCAATGGCATGGCTTGCACAGGATGCTGCTATCAGCCAGTACGCTATTAGGCTATTCACTGAAAGTACAAAGCTTTGATACTTGACATAACATCTGACTGTGCTTAGGTTCTCAGCAAATCCTCCCAGGCAGAGCAACTCAACCAAAACCtttcagaaactgcattttgtcCTCACTCTCTCTAATCAGgaggctgaaggaaaaaattagtttttttcctttaaaaaaaaaaaaaccaaccccaatATTGAATGACTTGAAAACTGGAGAAG contains these protein-coding regions:
- the LOC127016462 gene encoding olfactory receptor 1052-like, with amino-acid sequence MNYGNMARGNHTTVTRFILLGLTSEPKLQTPLLIIFLMIYLVTLTGNLGLITLIKTTPQLHTPMYFFLCNLSVVDLCYSSVFSPKLLIGFLAEKKTISYSACFVQHFFFLVFVTTEVFLLAVMAYDRYVAICNPLLYTISMPKRVCVQLVAGSYVGGILNSLIQTCCLLPLPFCGPNVINHYFCDTNPLLKLTCSDDHLNELLLVTFNGIISMSALFIIVISYVYILSSILRIRSAEGKHKAFSTCASHLLTVTLFYVPAGLSHMQPGSKYSLEMEKVTAVFYTLIIPMLNPLIYSLRNKEVKDALRKVARKALTIILINY